In Gadus morhua chromosome 5, gadMor3.0, whole genome shotgun sequence, the genomic stretch ACGATAATTTATAACACGATATAAGTGACCAATGTGTCTGATAGACGTGGAGAATGTTCAAACGAggaaattatattattttataatctATCATATCAGATAAAGAGTGATAGATATGATTACCTATGTGTGGCTGTGATCACACCTGGCATGAAAACGCATTTATGCAAATGAACTCGAAGTCGAAGGCAATGTACgacaagaagaggaagaaaccTGACGTGTAAGAGAATAACAGCTCGGCTCAGCAAGATGCCAAATAACAGCACTATTCTTATAGGcctataaaataatacaatatcaTGAGGTCTAATAAGCCTACTTAACAGTCCTGGATATAGAACAGTAAATTCATATCAGCACTTATGCGCATTTTCAATTTTGCATAAAAATATAATGCATCCCTATGAGTCTGATTGTATGAAAAGAACGATTCATCGCTTCTGAAGTTCCTGCCGAAAGGACTTCTGGGACGGCATTACGTCCTTTCCATTCGTAAGGGAAAAGGCAGGCTGCATTCCAAATCGCATACTTTTTAGTTTTACTTCCTACTGCAGCTACCCTTACAAAGTACGTATGCACACAGTATAAATACAACTGGAACACACTACAGGTGATTTCACTGATCAGCACACCTGTAGGGCCACCCACGTATCTTCTGCTGCGCGAGGATTGTGGGGCAGAATGACCTGTTGGTTTGCTAACTGCGAAGAGCGACCAACGGAAGATGATTAGGGACATACAGAAGAAAAAATTGTTTGTTCTGAAAagaaattctgactttattctcagaatcaAGTCAGaattctgttttcttttcttcttatgtgtggccctaatcctcttccgttaGCGACCTGATGTAGTACAACATTCTGGTATTTTTGGCATTCTGCATTTTCGGCCTCCAcaaggtaggcctactacttgCTCTCAAAGATCCTCGAAGATCCGCATCCCCACTCCGAGACGGTACCCGCGGCGCCCCATGTGCCGGTCGACGTTGATTTAatcaccacccccatcacatCCTTAGGCCTATGTTACTTTTCCAGAATATCTTCAATGGAGATGGCTCGACCTTGGATTTGGCTGTTGATTCATTTGCATTTGTGGATGGAAGCCATCTACTGCCAACTTGTCCCCCCACATGTGAATCTGGGCATGGAAGTATGAAAGCACGATGGGGAGCTCTCCggtggttcaccgggtagagGGCATACTATTAAGGCCTAGTCCTAACCGCAGCGACCGGGGTTGCTGACCagagtcctctctctcccattccatCCAGTCGTACTCACTCCTCAATAACAAGGataaaacattcaaaattaaatcttaaaaaaacaacaatggaaGCATGTCTCGCGAGTCCAGAGGTTGAAGGTGGGGTCTGCAGAATTGTGAGCACAGCTTCACATGTGACACTTTTCCTTTCCGTTCACAGAACAAGGCCATGATGACGACTCTTCCACCTTCTTGAGCCCCACAAGAGCTGAAGAGACCCAGATCGACGGCCCTTTCCCCGCTCTGAATCATATGGGCCGAGAATTACTGGTCGAGTATCTGCAAGTGGAACATGACGCCTCTGCCAGCGTTGAAGACCTCATCAAGCGGTCAGCGGTGAAGCACTTCCCCTcgccgccaccagggggcgacgGTGTGTTAACcccggagctgctggaggaacaCCTGAACGATGTGAGGCGGGCCGTGCACGACGAGCTGCATCGGCTGAACCCTCTGCGCAAGAACTACAAGGACCTGGCCGGTCTGGTGCCGTCGTACCACCGCCTCGCGATGGAACACGTGCACGCCCTCCTACCGAGGATCTCGTCGTCACAGCAGGCCTTTGTGCTCCTGGAGTGGCTCTGCAACACTTACTTTAGGTTGTCCGCAGCGCGCACACACTTTTCAGAACCATGTATTTAACCATCGCTGTGGCAACCCGTCAAACACATACGCATGACATAAAAATGACATATGTACAACCGTTTGTTAATACTGCACCTTGTGGAAGAGGATTTAACTCAACTGTGGTGGTTTAGTCTGTAGCTATACTGGACAAGCCATCTTTTCCAGTATAGCTACAGACCTAATCAAGATAAGATAtgctattattaatattattaattattaagatattattaatcccagacaggCCACCAAACCCGCAACTCTCCAATGCTCAGCTACCTTTGAGTTAATCCCTCTGTCGTAACTAACAAGCACCCCTAACTAACCCCTAACTCTCTGTAACTAACACCCCtaacgtacatacatacatacaaaaagaTAGAACCTTGTAGTTAGACCTGCAGCTCTAGGTAGTACCTTGTTAGACCTGAAGCTCTAGATAGAACCTTGTAGTTTGACCGGCAGCTTTAGATAGAACCTGTATCTTGTTGTGCCTTCACAGTCGGGGGTTCCTGCTAGACCCGGAATTCGGTGAGAACCAACAGAGGAGTCCCGTGGACGGTTTATGCATGCACTTGTACTCCGAGACGGTCGAATGCGTCAACCAAACCCTCCGGACCACACTGGAGGTAGGAAGACATGCTGCAGGAACTAGAACACCCACACAGGGTTAGCCTCTTCACCGGTTCCTGAAACCTTGAGGCTCCTGGAGCATGTTGGTACTGACCATCGACTGCACCTTGTGGAAGAGGATTTACTCAACTGTGGTGGTTTAGTCTGTAGCTATACTGGACAAGATGGCTTGTCAAGTATAGCTACAGACCTAATCAAGATAAGATAtgctattattaatattattaattattaagatattattaatcccagacaggCCACCAAACCCGCAACTCTCCAATGCTCAGCTACCTTTGAGTTAATCCCTCTGTCGTAACTAACAAGCAAACAGAGGACAGGCTGGCCTAGATTAATCTTGTCTTGTTTGACTGCAGGAGGATGTCCAGAGTTCTCTGGATGAGATCTTTCAGCGCCAGGAATCTAAAGAGTATTGGAGGTCCTGGACACTCCACACAGATGTCATCGAGGTACTGCGGACACAGGACGGTCCTGCACACTGGAATAACGTTAATATGTACACACGTGTGTAGAAACATATAAGCAGAATATATTGAGGATAAATAATATGCTTTTTTATCTGAAGTGCATCGATGGACAGATTGTCAGAGCGAAGTCCATCAGTGAGAACGTGCAGGAGTTCACCCGGCAGGTCTGCTTCCTCAAACTCCAGGAGTTTCTAAAGAGGTATGTCGTCCTTTTCTTCCTGACTATTGGTGTTTCCATGGTACCGTTGTTATTAAGTTGTTTGCAGTCGGGTTCTTCGGCTGTCAAGAGGCCTAAATTTGTCCTCCTTCTGGCTGCAGTTTCAACACGGCCAAACAGAAACTTCTGAAAACATACGAGAAAGATCCCAAGCTGAAAGAGAAGACCTGCCTCCAGACACTCAACACGCTCCATGGCATTGTGTGAGTAAAGGGCCATGCCCCATGCTAGTATGTGCGAGCATCAGATCCATGTCGGCAAGCCTGATGTCAGCCTGTCTGATCCATGTTTACATGTACTTATTTTACATGTCTGATCCATGTCAGCATGTCTGATGTTAACGTGTCTGAAGCATGCTAGTATGTCTTCTGCTGTATTGTACACATGTATTGTGTCATGGTAGGAAAGTGTCACGGTATATCAATAAAGGTTCTTGTTCTGCAGGAGCTACATCCAACCCTCCACTGATGGAGGGACCAAGGACCTCCAAGCGGAGGAGACCCTGTCCTCACTGAGGGCATTGAGGACCGCCGCCAGGACCTCCATGGGAGAGGCTCTCGTGAAGATCATCAAGGTGCAGAGAAGAACCGCtactgttgttgtgtgttgttagcCAGCAGTTTACGTGCTCAGCTAATACCGTGCTGACCAGGACCTTCTAGAATAACCTGTGGTTGTGGATTCCCTCAGGAGCGCCTTAAAAGCCATTTcaaagacagagaggaggatttTCTGCTGACGGAGATGAGGGAGATGTTCAGTGCTGAAGACTGTTGTCCAGACGTCCAGAAGGTAGAGGGAGACTTTCACTGGATCTTCTCCCTCGTGTGGTTGGACCTCAGCTGTTGATCAATCCGTGTCCTCATAACATCAGGTGTTGGATTAGCTGTTTTATGACAATCTATTTgttttaattctctctctctctctctctcccccccctctctctctctctctctctctctctctctctctctctctctcccccccccccccccccccctctctctctctctctaaggagGCTCTTGACCTGGCCTATGAGCGGGTGAGCACCTTGTACCTGTACCGGCTGGTTGTCACCAAgaagaaggagctggagaagcGATGGGGTCGTGACGTGGGTCAGAAAGTGACTCAGGACGCACGACATCTTCATAAGACCTTCTCAGACCTGGTGAGGGCCCCACACACTTCAGTCAGCCCTGCTCCGACCGTCGTGTAACGCAGGGCTTTGTGTCCGACGTCTGGAGCATGGAAATCTCCTCTCAGTGTGTGGACAAAGACGAATGAGCGTGGGAGTGTGTCTGGATGATCCTGTTACAGTGTTACAAGGTCCATGCTACCCACCAACTTTAACATTAACTTTGGTACACTTTGGGCAAATAGGTACTAAGTTCAGTACGCGTTCATGTGATTTGACAATTGAGTACAGAACAGTACTGCAGTACTTCTTAATCCGTCCTTACCAtccgtttgcgtgtgtgtgtgtgtgtgtgtgtgtgtgtgtgtgtgtgtgtgtgtgtgtgtgtgtgtgtgtgtgtgtgtgtgtgtgtgtgtgtgtgtgtgtgtgtgtgtgtgtgtgtgtgtgtgtgtgtgtgtgcgacagcACCCTGGTGTCTGCCAACAGAACCATGTGCTCctgaaggtggaggagctgatccAGAGCCAGGATGTGAACTCAGTGAAGATCACCCTCTCTGGGATGATGCAGCTCTGCCAGTCGGAGTGAGTCCTCTACAgtatctccatctccatctctctctctctctgtctcttcatctccctcttcatctctcagAGCATCTCTTCAACTCTCTGCCTGTCAGCATGTCTGATCCATGTTAGCATATCTGATctatctgtctccatctctctgcttctctttgtctctttatctctctatatctcttcatctctctgtaCCTCTTCATCGCTCTgtatctctacatctctctggttctcttcACCACTCTGTATCTATACATCTCTgcatctcttcatctctcttctTGTCTTCGTCTGTTTCCTTTTTCTCTGTAGCTTTTCACTTCATGTCTCTATTTCTCCATATATATCTCCATATATCTTTGTCACAGTATCTCTCTTCATCCATCTGTACCCCCCTCTAACCTCTCTCTTCATATCTCCTCATCtatgtctcagtctctcttcctccatcttttAATCTATAATTTTCAATTGTATTTCCATCTATTATCCCTTTGCATTTTTGTTCCATCTTaatctctttttctttctgtgtctgtgtagctCTATTcacctttgtctctctcactcctcatttctttctatctcttctcatctctctctctctctctctccctcgctctctccttctttctccggATTCAAGATTCAAGCTTCAGGCTTTATTGGCATTGAAAATGTTACTTTACATTAATAGAGTTCAGAAAGTAAAACAAGATACAATGTAGGAAATGCAGTATTAAAAATGCAAAtgtccttttttttattaaaaggtCTAAAAAACAAAGTACGACAATTTAAttctcaacactctctctctctgtctctctctctctctctctctctctctctctctctctctctctctctctctctctgtctctctgtctctctgtctctctgtctctctgtcgccctGTCTCACTGCTGCAGGAAATCTAAGAAATTGTTGCCTCCTCTGTTGAAGTGGAACGGCCTTTCTGGAGCTCAGGTACAGGAGGTCCTGGAAGCAGTTCAGGTGCCGAACACCAGAGAGACCAGAACATTGTTCTCATGTATCCCCATCTAGCGACCAGCGACACTAGTCTGACGATGGTACCAGATTAGAAGACTCTGCTGGCTGAAGACAATATGAATGCATTAAATAGGTTAACGTGTACGTTAACCTAGGAAACTGTATATTTatcaattacatttacatttggggaatttagcagacgcttttaaccaaagcgacttacaataagtatgttttgtcagaagaaggtcaaacaatatatcgctgtcgctgtacagtacagtacaggtaCAGTACTCTGTCAGGACAGTAAGGTagttacagtacagtacaggtaCAGTATGGCCAACAaaaactcccatgatgcattcggATATATTCTGCTCTATTGTTTTATTCATGGTTTAATTTATTTGATGATTGTAAAAAGTTAATGTCAATGAATCAATAAAGTTTGCGAAGCATCAATACAgcaatgtgtgtttatattctcTCAGACCAACGGAACTGCCCTGGTCAAGTGACATGAAGACTCATGCCTAAGACCTGATCGACCCTCACACAAAGCACTCTTACACAAATTTGCTTCTGGTCCCGGAAGTAAATTTCCCGTTCATTTTCTCCATTGACGTTTCTTCAAATCGAGTTTCAAGCCTGGAACCAAGCCAATCATTTGTCATGGTAGTAGTATCTATCAAACATTTGTTTAGGAGCAAAACTATTtttggaaaatgaaataaaaaacaaaggTACAATACTGTGTACTTTTGTATTTTGAACGAGTGAGGAACAACTCATCCCATGAACCACGACAAATATTTTTTCGCAATGGTCACACCCCAATAGATTAGAACGTTTCTTACATCTTAGAACCTTTGTCATtatcatattttttatattgttaataCAAGTTGTGTCATATAGTTTGTGTGTTCAAAGACGTGTTACACTTTAGTAGTGTAGTGCTTTTAAGCGACATTGCGAATAAAATAGTTTTTTCTAAAAATGCAAGTTCCCGTCTTTAACTTATGGCTTCTACAGCAGCATATACCATTGTTTCACCATACGGCTCATTGTAATCACACCTTGCATAGTTACGACATAATGGCTTTTAATCTAAACCTCTGTGGACAAAATTAATGGGATTTTTACTTCCAGAACTACACTGTTGCGCTCTTTgttttaggcaaggcaaggcaaggaaaggcaaggcaaggcaacgttaggccactttatttatatagcacttttcatacacgaggccgACTCAAATTTCTTGACATAGAAACatcgtcatacaataaaataaagtaaaagagAAATGTACtaaaatatatagaaaataaaggcaaagttaaaaaaaaagcattttagacAGTGCATTGTATTAAAAATCAGATCaagtctctctggtacccaagtcgggactccaacccgaccttaaggaacttggtcctttctctggaacTCCAACACGGCGTAAAGAAACTTGTTCCTAATTTTACTGcaaataatgtttttatttttagtaaGGAGGATTTAGGGGAAGTCCCTTATTGGTGCTATGATGAGGCCATTCAAAAAATGTCTTTAAAACGGCATGTGTGTATTAGCTATTTTCTTAGTAATCAATAATTAATTTCTAAATTCTTTCTATTTTGTAACTGATActatcatttttttattaaaaaaataatatacatataatatttaGTTTTTCATGCTTGGTTTCGCGCCCCTAGCGACGTAATTTACATACTGCGCATGCGTGTACCACGGTTACGGGCTCAGGTGTAGTAGAGGTGTTGTGTCCTGTAATGTGGACCACGGGGACTTTCGGAGTGCAGCCAGGTCACCATGACGACGGGACTGGAGGGAAAGCACCTGAGAACCTGAGCGCTGGGGGAAGCCCCCACTCAGGCACTGCGGTCACGGGAAGTGGACCTTTGTAGATAGATGCGACAAGCTTATAAGAATTATACAGATGTTTCATTGAATCCATAATCACCTTTAACATCACTTCCTGGTTTGGACCAATATCCAACATCAATATACCCACTAAACAGAATAATCAAACTGAGCAGCAAaagaatcgtgtgtgtgtgtgtgtgtgtgtgtgtgtgtgtgtgtgtgtgtgtgtgtgtgtgtgtgtgtgtgtgtgtgtgtgtgtgtgtgtgtgtgtgtgtgtgtgtgtgtgtgtgtgtgtgtgtgcgtgtgcgtgtgtacgcgtTTGCTTATTGTATGCAGGCTACTGTTTGGGTATGGACAGACACACCCGGCTGCTCCTCCACATGTGAAGTTCCTAACGGATGAATAAAGTTCTTTGAATTTAAATTTGAATAACAATGCCATGACCGACTTTGATTGAGTTTGACTAGGCGCCCTAAGTGTTGACCGAGAAACAACCTGGTCTAAGTTTACCAATCAGGACGCAGCACGCTACATAAATCCCCCGGCATACCGTGATGCGCTTGCGCTATAAACACCGCACGGCCCGCACCTCACCCCTATAAACACCTCAGGGAGCGCACATCACAGCCACACTTCGGACCTCAACAAAGAGAATTCAAGAGAATTCAACTACGATGGATTCGAGGAAAACAAGCAACGCCTCTGCGTCTATAGGTAAGGTTATTgcttatatgatatgatattatatGATTTGTATTAGCAAACATTTTCTTATCTGTCGTCTGATGTATCCGAGTTCCGCCTCTGGATCGTATCCGTCAGTAAAAGCAGGCTCAGGAATGAAAGTGAAACAGACTTTATCAGATAAGAATCCATACCTTTTTTCCAGGGCAAGATTATCAGTTATAATGATCTTATCTTCAGGACTAATTAAAGCATTGAAACGCGTCTCCACTATGGAAATCTGGAGGGACACGTCTCTGCTCTACATGACACGTCTCTGCTCTACATGACACGTCTCTGCTCTACAAATAAACTCGAAGGCTACAAGATGAGAAGAGGAAGAAACCTGACATGTACGAGAATAACAGCTCAGCTCAGCAAGATGCCCAATAACAGCACCAGTTTTATAGGCCTAAACTAATCTGAGATCTAACACTTTGCAggcctgtaggcctatatagaaCAGTAAATTCATATCAGCAATTATGCGCATTTTCCATTGGTGCATAAAAAAAGGGTGCATCCCTATGAGTCTGATTGTCTGAAAAGAATGGTCTGTCATGTCAATTGTTTGTTTCCGTGAACGGCCGAACGATTCATCGCTTTTGATGTTTCTGCCGAAAGGACTTCTGGGACGGCCTTACGTCCTTTCCATTCGTAAGGGAAGATGCAGGCTGCGTTCCAAATCGCATAACTTTTAGTTTTACTTGTAGTACGAACTGCAGCTACCCTGACAAAGTACTACTGTCGCACACAGTATAAATACAAGTGGAACACACTACAGGTGATTTCACTGATAAGCACACCTGTAGGGCCACCCACGCCTTTTCTttgcagaggattgtgggtcaGAAAAACCTGTTGGTTCACTAACTGCGAAGAGCGacctacggaagaggattagggatttacagaagaaaaaaaaagtcagaactctgagattaaagtcagaattctgactttattctcacaATTCTGACCTTTAACtctgaattctgagattaaatcAGAATTccgactttaatctcagaactATGGAACTCTGAGTATACAGTCAGAATTCACattttaatgtcagaattctgagattaatgtcagagtTCTTacatgtggccctaatcctcttccgacCTGATGTAGTACAACTTCATGtgccgtgttccgatatccatacttccacgagtacacttaaacaaagtacactatccgcactcactaagtgcgctaattttcagatgtcagtgctattccaaatcgaatactccgtggtgcactaaccggaaattatgatcaggactgccgccgcggctcctcccccgcaatacacatcccgctttgaactgtgaactctttacgcctagcagctataaaaagctaataaaactataaaatgactattaatgcaggctatgtggaaaatgcgccaaatgactttggctcagcctggctccgccctcttccgctacgtagctaagatggctgccgttgagtacgaaaagagTACATCGCACACTACGcaatttgaccgttttgagtacaccatccgggtcctttcagtacacttattttcgcccgatctgaatcggaacgccctacgtactcaaacttaggctgGTAAGTACGGATAggatggatattggaacacttTTCCGCTCCGTTCACAGATAGCGCCCATGATGACGACACTTCCATCTCCCGGAGCGACACAAGCGTTGAAGAGGAGACCCAGGTTGACGGCCCATCCGGCGCTCTGGACGATCAGGACCTGGAACCACTTCCCGCGGTTCTGGGTGTGGATACTGACGCGACTGCCAGCGCCGAAGAGCCGATCAAGCGGTCAGCGGGGAAGCACTTCCCCTCGCCGTCACCAGGGGGCGACGGTGCGTAAACCTTGGATAGTTACTCTGTCTATTTTAAATTCATATCAGCAATTATGCGCATTTTCAATTTGTGCataaaaaaagagtgcatccctATGAGTCTGATTGTACGAAAAAAATGGTCGGTCATGTC encodes the following:
- the LOC115544396 gene encoding uncharacterized protein LOC115544396 isoform X1; protein product: MVPWWKKSRSATSASDEPADHDHAPAAQTSTKVQTEPQNEDPPPALEHLDLEQLAAVLRVYPDATASAEVLIKRSAEKHFPSPPPGGDIVLTSELLKEHLNDVRRAVHNELQRLIPLREKNKNLAGLVPSYHRRAMDLVHTLVERISASQQAFVLLEWLCNAYFSRGFLLDPEFGENQQRSPVDGLCMHLYSETVECVNQTLRTTLEEDVQSSLDEIFQRQESKEYWRSWTLHTDVIECIDGQIVRAKSISENVQEFTRQVCFLKLQEFLKSFNTAKQKLLKTYEKDPKLKEKTCLQTLNTLHGIVSYIQPSTDGGTKDLQAEETLSSLRALRTAARTSMGEALVKIIKERLKSHFKDREEDFLLTEMREMFSAEDCCPDVQKEALDLAYERVSTLYLYRLVVTKKKELEKRWGRDVGQKVTQDARHLHKTFSDLHPGVCQQNHVLLKVEELIQSQDVNSVKITLSGMMQLCQSEKSKKLLPPLLKWNGLSGAQVQEVLEAVQVPNTRETRTLFSCIPI